The Tachypleus tridentatus isolate NWPU-2018 chromosome 5, ASM421037v1, whole genome shotgun sequence genome includes a window with the following:
- the LOC143251207 gene encoding uncharacterized protein LOC143251207 isoform X2: MGSEFLGICTKSMKIAVLLPGGRNFENSHYQQRKYRTLITNMARNKHSKETQRTRVFLPLFPKRSRSSCCSIQPKLTKRNEDGLSTSFQLMT; encoded by the exons GTCAGAGTTTTTAGGGATTTGTACAAAGTCTATGAAGATTGCCGTACTCCTTCCAGGAGGGAGAAACTTTGAAAACAGCCACTACCAGCAACGGAAGTATAGAACTTTGATTACTAATATGG cacgaaataaacacagtaaagaaACACAGAGAACACGTGTATTTCTTCCCCTGTTTCCCAAAAGAAGCAGAAGTTCTTGTTGTTCCATCCAACCAAAACTGACCAAGAGGAATGAAGATGGTCTCTCCACTTCTTTCCAACTGATGACATGA